One segment of Setaria viridis chromosome 4, Setaria_viridis_v4.0, whole genome shotgun sequence DNA contains the following:
- the LOC117851536 gene encoding peroxidase P7, with amino-acid sequence MTQILIHATLPRSTINRGLRVDATLKSKLQRPLLLKHSASLSLSKQVSMAAPTLMQCLLAISLLSFAAHAQLSTTFYASSCPNLQSIVRAAMTQAVNNEPRMGASLLRLFFHDCFVQGCDASILLDAGGEKSAGPNANSVRGYEVIDTIKKNVEAACPGVVSCADIVALAARDGTNLLGGPTWNVPLGRRDSTTASASLANQNLPPPTASLGTLISLFGRQGLSARDMTALSGAHTIGQARCTTFRGRIYGDTDINASFAALRQQTCPRSGGDGNLAPMDLQTPARFDNAYYTNLLSQRGLFHSDQELFNGGSQDALVRQYSSSPSQFNSDFVAAMIKMGNIGAGNAGQIRRNCRVVNS; translated from the exons ATGACACAGATTCTCATACATGCAACTCTACCTCGAAGCACTATAAATAGGGGCCTGCGTGTGGATGCCACTCTCAAATCCAAGCTGCAGAGACCCTTACTGCTTAAGCACAGCGCTTCACTGTCACTGAGCAAGCAGGTTTCCATGGCGGCTCCTACCTTGATGCAGTGCTTGCTCGCCATCTCCCTGCTCTCCTTCGCCGCCCACGCGCAGCTCTCGACGACGTTCTACGCGTCTTCCTGCCCCAACCTGCAGAGCATCGTGCGGGCGGCCATGACCCAAGCCGTCAACAATGAGCCTAGGATGGGCGCCTCCCTGCTCAGGctcttcttccacgactgcttcgtgcAA GGTTGCGACGCTTCGATCCTTCTCGACGCCGGAGGGGAGAAGTCCGCCGGCCCGAACGCGAACTCGGTGCGCGGCTATGAGGTCATCGACACCATCAAGAAGAACGTCGAGGCTGCGTGCCCCGGCGTCGTGTCGTGCGCCGACATCGTCGCTCTCGCCGCGCGCGACGGGACGAATCTT CTCGGCGGGCCGACCTGGAACGTGCCGCTGGGCCGGCGCGactcgacgacggcgagcgcgtCCCTCGCCAACCAgaacctgccgccgccgacggcgagcctCGGGACGCTCATCTCCCTGTTCGGCCGGCAGGGCCTCTCGGCTCGCGACATGACGGCGCTGTCGGGCGCGCACACCATCGGGCAGGCCCGGTGCACGACCTTCCGCGGCCGCATCTACGGTGACACCGACATCAACGCCTCCTTCGCGGCGCTCCGGCAGCAGACGTGCCCGCGgtcgggcggcgacggcaaccTGGCGCCCATGGACCTGCAGACGCCGGCGAGGTTCGACAACGCCTACTACACGAACCTGCTGTCGCAGCGGGGCCTGTTCCACTCGGACCAGGAGCTCTTCAACGGCGGGTCGCAGGACGCGCTGGTGAGGCAGTACAGCAGCAGCCCGTCGCAGTTCAACAGCGACTTCGTGGCGGCCATGATCAAGATGGGCAACATTGGGGCCGGCAACGCCGGACAGATCAGGCGCAACTGCCGGGTCGTCAACAGCTAG
- the LOC117854014 gene encoding uncharacterized protein gives MSHLRLLLSHSRRHPQPHRLLPLFHFSSDSNSSSAPRPPPPPPIKPVSYAPKPQQETPAPEESAAPPAPEAGRGSQSPLPRRPQPQMPPREWTRQDMRYVKDAAPVISPVSYPSKVAPLPEDRPAGGEAEGAPGEGLRGEGERIQMDAARATRSVFGVPVEEEQVPYPTIIPVVKRPQKVTIDLVDAIRLVKTSTNEKKRNFVETVEAHVMLGVDPRRGDQMVRGALTLPHGTGKTVRVAVFAEGPAADEARAAGADVVGGDELIEEIRKGGGKLSFDKCIATPMFMPRLSKVARILGPRGLMPNPKLGSVTNDVSGAVKAAKSGRVDFKIDKTAIVHVGLGKVNFSEESLRENVGAFVHALLLAKPVGLKKTSKYVGYVKKFTLSSTMGPGFPVTIPSLSVAADHYNKVQVS, from the exons ATGTCTcacctccggctcctcctctcccattcGCGGCGCCACCCGCAGCCCCACCGCCTGCTCCCTCTCTTCCACTTCTCCTCCGACTCCAACTCAAGCtccgccccgcggccgccgccgccgccgcccatcaaGCCCGTCTCCTACGCCCCGAAGCCGCAGCAGGAGACACCCGCGCCCGAGGAgtccgccgccccgccggccccaGAAGCTGGCCGGGGGTCCCAGTCcccgctgccgcggcggccgcagccgcagatgccgccgcgggagtGGACGCGGCAGGATATGCGGTACGTGAAGGACGCGGCGCCCGTGATCTCGCCCGTGTCGTACCCGTCCAAGGTCGCGCCGCTGCCGGAGGACCGCccggccggcggggaggcggagggggcgccggGGGAGGGGCtgcggggggagggggagcggatcCAGATGGACGCAGCGCGGGCCACGAGGAGCGTATTCGGGGTGCCGGTCGAGGAGGAACAGGTGCCGTACCCGACGATCATACCTGTCGTCAAGCGACCGCAGAAGGTCACCATTGATCTCGTTGACGCCATCCGCCTAGTCAAG ACTAGTAcaaacgagaagaagaggaattTTGTTGAAACGGTTGAAGCTCATGTGATGTTAGGTGTTGATCCACGCCGTGGTGACCAG ATGGTTCGTGGTGCCTTAACATTGCCTCATGGCACTGGCAAG ACTGTTAGGGTAGCAGTATTTGCTGAAGGTCCTGCAGCGGACGAAGCTAGAGCTGCTGGAGCAGATGTTGTAGGTGGTGATGAGTTGATTGAGGAGATCCGCAAAG GAGGTGGCAAACTAAGCTTTGACAAGTGCATAGCAACCCCGATGTTCATGCCCCGTCTTTCGAAG GTTGCTAGGATATTGGGTCCACGTGGTTTGATGCCTAATCCTAAG CTAGGGTCTGTGACGAATGATGTTTCTGGTGCGGTCAAAGCAGCTAAATCAGGCCGTGTTGATTTCAAAATAGATAAAACTGCTATAGTGCATGTTGGCCTTGGAAAG GTGAACTTTTCTGAGGAGAGTTTGCGTGAAAATGTAGGTGCTTTTGTGCATGCACTTTTACTCGCTAAGCCAGTGGGTTTAAAGAAAA CTTCAAAATATGTAGGATATGTGAAGAAGTTCACACTGAGTAGCACA ATGGGACCTGGATTTCCTGTTACCATACCGTCACTATCTGTGGCTGCTGATCATTATAATAAGGTGCAAGTCAGCTGA